One window from the genome of Nicotiana sylvestris chromosome 9, ASM39365v2, whole genome shotgun sequence encodes:
- the LOC138877984 gene encoding uncharacterized protein — MAEFEACILGLNMAIDINIQELLVIGDSDLLVHQNEFADALATLSSMIQHPDKNSIDPIPVRIHNQPAYCAHVEEEMDGNPWFHDIKEYLAKGEYLEHMLHLTKPYPRKSSQTLSKIILFADSEFPTPLLLIMPPISDLMKAMCETFKIKHKNSIAYRPQMNGAVEAATKNIKKILRKMVENHKQWHEKLPFALLGYFTTVHTSTGATLYMMVYGTEVVIPAEVEIPSLRIIQEVKLIATEWIWSCYEQLALIDGKRINVVFHGQLYQNRMSRAFNKRVKPRQFAPGQLVLKKIFPHQDEPKGKFSPNWQDPYIVHRVLTGGALILAEIDGEVSQKPINSDAFKRYYV, encoded by the exons ATGGCGGAGtttgaagcctgcatactaggacttaacatggcaatcgacataaatattcaggagctgctggtaataggtgattcagatttgcttgtgcaccag aacgagtttgccgatgctttggccactttgtcatccatgatacaacatccggatAAGAATTCCATTGATCCAATCCCAGTGAGAATCCATAATcaaccagcttactgtgcccacgTCGAGGAAGAGATGGATGGAAatccttggttccatgacatcaaggaatatttggcgaaaggagaatatctggagcat atgcTACATCTTACAAAGCCGTACCCAAGAAAGTCGTCacagactttgtcaaagatcatattgtttgccgattcggagttcccgactccattattactgataatgccgccaatatctgatctgatgaaagccatgtgtgagacATTCAAAAtaaagcacaagaattccatagcctatagacctcagatgaatggagctgtagaagccgccaccaaaaacatcaagaaaatactaaggaagatggtggaaaaccacaagcaatggcatgagaaactaccctttgctttgttgggatacttCACTACAGttcacacatcaaccggggcaactctcTACATGATGGTTTATGGCACCGaagttgtcatcccagccgaggtagagatcccttctttaaggatcatacaggaagtcaAACTCATCGCTACAGAATGGATATGGAGCTGTtatgagcaattggcccttatagatggaaaacgGATAAATGTAGTATTCCACGGTCAactttaccagaacagaatgtcaagagctttcaacaaaagggtcaagccaagacaatttgcaccaggacagttggtgctgaagaagatcttcccacatcaagatgaacccaaagggaagttctctcccaactggcaagatCCTTATATAGTTcacagggtgctaacaggaggagcactcatacttgcagaaatagatGGAGAAGTCTCGCAAAAACCAATCAATTCCGACGCattcaagagatactatgtttag